The window aatacctgtagagcatctttataatcacctagttacgttgtgacatttgatagcacataaggcattcctctggtatccgggagttgcataatctcataatcgaaggaatatgtatttgacatgaagaaagcaatagcaataaactgaacgatcattatgctaagttgacggatgggtcttgtccatcacatcattctcctaatgatgtgatcccgttatcaaatgacaactcatgtccatggttaggaaaccttgaccatatttgatcaacgagctagtcaagtagaggctcactagggacacggtgtttgtttatgtattcacacatgtatttaggtttccgatcaatacaattctagcatgaataataaaaatttatcatgaataaggaaatataaaataacaactttattattgcctctagggcatatttccttcacaaatttATTACGATCTATTTTAAATGAGGCCATGGATAACAATTTGATCGAATCACCTCTCAGGGCCATCTCTGACTTTCAGTTTGTTCAATATGCTGATGATACTACAATAGTTTTGCATGCATGCAGTCTTCAGATTCAATAAATTCAAAACCTCCTCATGCATTTTTCTTCTTACACTAGACTAAGAGTCAATTATGCAAAGTCTATCATGGTCCCTATTAATGTTAATAAGGCTAAAATGCAATAATTGACAAGTATCTTAGGATGCTCCATTAGATAAAGCCCATGGGTCTGATGCTTTCGTTCCTAATTTTGTTAAAGCATGTTACGGTATCACCGTTGAGGACTTTTATTGTCTCATTGATGATTTTTATTATGGCAAAGTCAACTTTTAGAGTATTATTTTTATCACCTTGATCCCAAAACATGATGCCCTAATGCAAGCTAATGATTTCAGACCTATTGCTTTATCGAATTGCCCATTAAGATTATCACCAAGCTATTGGCCAACATGTTAAAGTGGTTTTAAAGCTCATACACCAGAATCAATATGTTTTTCTTAAGGAGATCCATAAAAGATTGCCTTGCTTGGGCATATGAATACTTGCACCAATGCCATCAATCTGGAAAAGAAATAGTCATCGTTAAGCAAGATTTTTAAGAGGCTTTTGACATGACTGAACATCAAACTCTGAAAAAAAAATCTTGTTGCTAGAGGTTTTGGGCCAAGatgaataaagtggatggatATCTTTGGGTCTGGTCTTTTTGTTAGTTTTGCTCAATGGGGTACCAAGGAAACAATTTTTCTACAAAAAGGTACTAGACAGGGTGATCCCCTGTCACTTCTGATCCTTGTGCTAGCCGCAAATTTATTACAATTTATTTTAAATGAGGCCATGGATAACAATTTGATTGAATCATCTCTCAGAGCCATTTCCGACTTTCAGTTTGTTCAATAGGTAGATGATACTATAATACTTTCGCATGCGTGTAGTCTTCACATTCAATAAATTCAGAACCTCTTTTTATTCTTACACTGGACTCAGAGTCAATTATGCAAAGTCTATCATGGTCCCTAGTAATGTTAATGAGGCTAAAATTCAAGAATTGGCAAGTATCTTAGGATGCTCCATTGGCAGCTTCCCTATCACATGTGTGGGATTGCCCGTTTGCACTTGCAAGCCTAGAGTAGAAGAGTTCACACCAATGACGCGGAATTGAAAGAAGATTGGTTGGTTGCTCCAGACTACTTTCATATGGAGAAAACTTACACTTGTTAAATCTATTTTTACTAGTCTTCCAAATTTCTTCAGGTGATCTCTGGCATTACATATCTCTATGGTCGATCAAGTAAATAAATACATGCGAACTAAGCATAGCTCAGATGGTTAGGTTTCTTGTGGTGGGACCATCCCACCATGGTTCAAGTCCTAGACTTGGCACTGATGCTCGCGTTttcctgaatttatttcaggCTTTCCGACGGTAttcgttcagtgggaggagacgtccTCGTGGACTATGAGGGGCATGTGGTGACTTTGTCAATCTTAAGATGTGATGTCGGCTCACTATCTCAGAGGTGCTTCATGGGGTAGGATGTGCTTGCATTCATATAAGTGTATGTGGGCATTTACGATTATACGATGTTAAAAACATGTAAATAAATACACCAAACACTGCTTTTGGAGGAAATATGTCATGGACGACAAGTGATCTGCCCTGATTTCTTGGGACACAGTTTATAAACCAAAGGACAAAGGAGGCTTGGGAGTTTTTGATATTGAACCACATAATAAGACCCTGCATATCAACAGGGGAGGCGTTTTGGCTCCCCGGTGTATTTGCACCCGGATGAACAATAAAAGGAAAAGAATCTAAAAAAATTATGATTTTTTAGATGTTCATGTTAGTGTCACAAGCATGCTTGACAATTTTCATGCGAAACGGAGTAGCAATCTTTACTATGCTAAAGCGAGAATTGCTATGTAGTTAAAAAAATGACGGAAATATTATCATGCTTCGTTGAGTAATTGCCATGCGCTCGATCAGGATCTGACGGTCCAAAGGACGTTCGCTGGGATTGCTTAAAGATCTGATGTTCGCTGGTCATCAAATTCCAAAAAAAAGTTGAAAGCGAATATGGCAGGAGTCGAGGAGAGGCACACACATGAACAAAGAGAAGATAGAACATGGGATCCGTTTTTCTTTTCCTAGGGAAAGTGCAAATCTATTCATGACACAGAGAAACAGATAATCTTTCGAAATTTGATACACAATCACGCATAAAAAATGCTACACGCACGGGCTGATTACAGGGTTGCAACGGACCCTTCCAACTAACTAATCTTGCCCCCTCTCCCTGCTAGGATCAGCCAAAGCCGGCGGCCACGGCAACTTGTACGGGTGAGCTGCTCCGGCGTACTTGTTCCTCTCGTGATTGCGCTCCACTCGCATCGTGTCCAGCTCAACAGAGAACAGCCACGTCTCCTCGCTCGGTGTCAGCAGGACGTATCGAGTATTCGCGGAGACAATCATGGCTTCTTGCTGGAAAAAGCTCTCTTCGCGCCCCGGCAGCCCAAGGGTGGCCTCCGGCAACCTCAGCTGCATCTCTAGCGACCActcatcgtcgtcgtcgctgtctgGGCGCCGCCGTGCAAACACCTTAAGCTCGTTGTTTATCAGGCGGATGACGCGCAGCACGCCGTCCTCGCCGCCCACAACCCGAGAGATCCCCTTGTGGGATGGCCACCATAAGGCCTCCGGCAATGTGGCGGTTGAGAACTCCGCCGTGGACTCATCAAGAACAAGTACATCGGTGTCACTTCCTTCGATTCCCCAATATATAGTGCCATTTGCACGCCCTACGAAATTTTCGGGGCCGAGCGTTGATGGGAGCTCGATGTCGCCGGTGATCGCGCTGGACACGAGGCGCCACCCGCCGTCGCTGCCGGTGGAGAAGATGCAGGCAGTGGTTCTGTCGAAGGCAGCGAGGACCCTGAAGTTGGACATGCTGACGCGGCGGTCCGCGTCGTCGCCGTCAAGCAGGAACGCACCGAGGCGACGCCGGAACACGCCAAGCCAGATGATCCCCTGGTAGAGTCCGGTGAGCGGCTCGCAGACGCTGTCCGCGATGTCCCATGACCCGCTGTCCGGGAGGAAGTCGAGGGAGAAGCGCCTGCCGTCGACGGCGACCGGCGAGGACGGGACGAAGAGAGGTTGGCCGCCTTGGTCGGTGTGGTAGTCGCCGACGTGCGGCGCCCGCGGGCCGAAGCGGGCGAGGAAGCCGGGGTTCGCGACGACGCGGCACCACCGCTTGCACGCGGCCGCGGCGCGGACGAGGCACGGGGACGGGCCGAGGCGGACGAGGATGAGCTCGAAGAGATGGTCGGGGAGGTCCTGCACGGTGGTTGGTCCGGccgttttcttcttctttttgggCCTGTTCTTGCCCCGCCGACGATGCCCCGCCGATGACGCCATATGCACGGGGAATGGCGTCTCTACTTGTTCGATATCTGTTGCGAAGTTCCTGTCCAGATAAACTACATGGCACGGCCGGCCGTTGGGCGTTGACCCGAGGTGCCCGAGAGCGCCGCGCCCTCCAAGTCCGTTTAGCCGGCGCCATCAGCGCACGTCAACGCGTCCCGCTGCGAAATTCCAGCTGGGCTAGAATAGACTGACTGGTTCTGCAAACCGATTTTTTTTAGAGTACGCCTAGGCGTACCATAACTTTATAGAAGGCAGAATTTCAGTTACAAGAAATTACACTCGCTGCAAACAACAAGAGTAGCGCAAACACCACACGAAAGACAAACAACACCGCCAAGCAAACTACAACACAGAAGAGCCTATCCAATCTAGACCACAACACCACGTCTCGACCAACGCCGAACACCTCCGAAGACCACCAACTCCTGCAGAGAACTTCACTTGTCGACGCACCATCCACTCTTATCGCCTAAGAGGAAGTGGCAAGTGAGTGGCAGGACTCGATCTGCTCCGAGAAAGCCGCCGTCTTGGGACACACCGGCGACGGGCGTACATAGATCATGGAACAAAGAGGATAGCGACGAACACCGGAGGGGAGCGTCGAGGAACTTGTCTCCACACACAATGCTCCCAGCAGAGGAACGGCGCCACGGACGCCGCCATTGTGCCGATCCAACACCGAAGCGAGGCTTTCGCCCGGAGACAACCACAACTCATAGTGAGCGAGGGACATGACAAACACGCCTCGACGACGCCTCCAATGAGGGGGATGACATCCACGGGTGCCATCGCCGCCGGCCCGACGAAAGCCAAGCAATATTTTCATCCGCGTGTCGCACCTCACCACGCCCCCTAGAATTGGGCAACACCATCCCAGAAGCTTCACACCGCCGCCACCGCAGCACTTCGCCGTCGCAGCTGCAAGCCGAGGGTCTACAACCGGCAACACAGCAAGGTGAACATCGGCCGCACCACCGACACCCAGCCTGGACAGGAACCGCAGCCATCCCGCACCACCGGCAAGGTCCAGGACCCCCTGCAATAGCCGTCGCCCACTCCAAGGGACAACCTTGCAAAGGTCGGACCTGCATCTCCACGAGGAACCAGTAGCACCGCAGGGAGAGCCTCACCGCTCACCAACGACACAGAGGTAGACGGCCGCTCGCTGCTCGCCAAGACTCCATCTTGGCCGAGCCATTGCAGCGCCACCGAAACCGGTCTGGCCATGGACTTGCACCGCTGCCTCCAGATTGCGCCACCGGCACCCGCGCACGCCAACACGCCGCTGCCTGCTCCAGCCAGGCCTGCCGCTCCACAAGCCCCCCTGCCGAGCTCCGGCCGCCAGCCCCGACTCCGGCACACGCAGATCTGACCGACCACAACACCGTCCAGAAGAAACGccacgccgccaccggcccgcgCGCTCTGCCACCAGCCCGCGCGCTCTGCCACGACGCGCCGCCACCGGCCATCCACTACGCCGCCCGCCGCCACTTGCCTGCGCGCCCCGCCTGACGCGCCAGCCTCCGAGCTCCGCCACCGGTCGAGGAGGAGGGCCCCCCGCGGCCCCGCACCAGGAGAGGGCGGAcgagatcccgccgccgccgacaccgTGCGGGCATtgcccggcggcggcgggtggaggggaggagggtggggctgggggcggcggctagggttcaaGCGCCCGGGCCGCCCGTGGGGGGCGACACGGGGCCGAGACGAGGCACTATCATGTCAAGGCGATCGTTTCGTTGTCCACAATGCTGCACGTCCATCTCAAAATGTCAGCGGTTTGAATTTTAATATCAGTGGTTAGGGACCAGGGAATTTCCGCGTTTTTCGTTCTCACAGTAGTGAGATCATAGACACTAGCACTCAAGACATATTTTTATAGAATAAAC is drawn from Aegilops tauschii subsp. strangulata cultivar AL8/78 chromosome 1, Aet v6.0, whole genome shotgun sequence and contains these coding sequences:
- the LOC109737563 gene encoding uncharacterized protein is translated as MASSAGHRRRGKNRPKKKKKTAGPTTVQDLPDHLFELILVRLGPSPCLVRAAAACKRWCRVVANPGFLARFGPRAPHVGDYHTDQGGQPLFVPSSPVAVDGRRFSLDFLPDSGSWDIADSVCEPLTGLYQGIIWLGVFRRRLGAFLLDGDDADRRVSMSNFRVLAAFDRTTACIFSTGSDGGWRLVSSAITGDIELPSTLGPENFVGRANGTIYWGIEGSDTDVLVLDESTAEFSTATLPEALWWPSHKGISRVVGGEDGVLRVIRLINNELKVFARRRPDSDDDDEWSLEMQLRLPEATLGLPGREESFFQQEAMIVSANTRYVLLTPSEETWLFSVELDTMRVERNHERNKYAGAAHPYKLPWPPALADPSRERGQD